AATACCTCCAAGAAAGAACGAGACAATAATAACCGACACGATGACTACGACAGTAGAGCCCACAACCTCTTTCCTTGTGGGCCAATGGACCTTTTTCAGCTCAGTCCTGACCTCTTGTAAGAATTGAACCAACTGCTGCCATCGTTCCATCATCGTCGTTTTTCTGCTCCTCCAACTCTCCGACTTCGGCGGAAATCTCTCTCTAGCGCCAAAGACCTTACACGTAAACCTGTGATCTTCGGAGGGTGAACCTGATGCCACCGACCCGCTGCCGAAAATTTGCTCCCTCGAACTGTGAAAGATCCTCACGCCATCACATGGCAGGCCAGGAGGGATTTGAACCCCCAACACCCGGATTTGGAGTCCGGTGCTCTGCCGTTAGAGCTACTGGCCTCTGAAAGGTTTCGGGTTCCGGGTTCCGGGTTTCGGGTTCCGGGTCGCTCCAGATTCCGTCATCAACGCGAAACTCGAAACGCGAAACTCGAGACTGTTTACTTTGCTTCCTTATGGGCGGTGTGCTTGCGACACCAACGACAGTACTTACTCAGTTCGAGTCTATCAGGGGTATTCTGTTTACTCTTCGTCGTTGTGTAATTCCGCCTCTTGCAATCACCGCAGGCTAATGTAATTATCTCACGCATCGATGCTCCGTACGCTCACTATTTTTTAAGGGAAGGCTCTCGCCACCTGTAAGACGCAAACCCCGCTCCAAACCCACGCCCCTACTCCACGACCTCGCTCACCACGCCGGCCCCAACAGTGCGGCCCCCCTCGCGGATTGCGAAACGCAGCTCCTTCTCCATGGCGATCGGCTGGATCAATTCGACCGTGAGGCTCACGTTATCCCCCGGCATGACCATCTCGGTTCCTGCTGGGAGCGTGCAGACGCCGGTCACGTCTGTCGTTCGAAAGTAGAACTGGGGCCGATAGCCGTTGAAGAAGGGGGTGTGACGGCCACCTTCTTCCTTGGTGAGGATGTACGCCTCGGCCTTAAAGCGCAAGTGGGGCGGGATGGAGCCAGGCTTCGCCACCACTTGGCCACGCTCGACTTCCTCGCGCTTGGTCCCCCGCAGCAGGAGCCCGACGTTGTCCCCCGCCTGGCCCTGGTCGAGGAGCTTGCGGAACATCTCGACGCCGGTCACCACGGTCCGCTGGGTGTCCCGGATGCCGACGAGCTCGACCTCGTCTGATACCTTGATGATGCCGCGCTCAATACGGCCGGTGACAACGGTCCCGCGCCCGGAGATCGAGAAGACGTCCTCGATAGGCATCAGGAACGGCTTGTCAAGGACCCGGACGGGCATGGGGAAGAAGCTGTCCACGGCGTCCATGAGCTCGAAGATGGGTGCGGCGTCGGGGTCGGTCCGCAGCCCGCTGCCGGTCTCCAGCGCTTTTAGTGCGCTGCCGCGGATGATTGGGGTCTCGTCCCCGGGGAAGTTGTAGAGCGTCAGCAGCTCACGGACCTCCAGCTCGACGAGCTCGATCAGTTCGGGGTCATCGACCAGGTCGACCTTATTCAGGAAGACGACGAGGTTCGGAACGTTGACCTGACGAGCGAGGAGGATGTGCTCACGCGTCTGGGGCATGGGCCCCTCGGAGGCGGCGACGACCAGGATCGCGCCATCCATCTGGGCGGCGCCGGTGATCATGTTCTTGATGTAGTCGGCGTGGCCGGGGCAGTCGACATGGGCGTAGTGACGCTTGGCCGTCTCGTACTCGACGTGGGCGATGTTGATGGTGATCCCCCGCTCCTTCTCCTCCGGTGCCTTGTCGATCTGGTCGAAGGGGACGAAGGCGACCTTCGCGTTCGCCGCGTGCAGGACCTTCGTGATCGCCGCGGTCAGGGTGGTCTTCCCGTGGTCGATGTGCCCGATGGTCCCGATGTTCATGTGCTCTTTCGTCCGCTCAAACTTAGCCTTGCCCATAACACCTCCCAGCCTGAAGGGTGATCCCTTTTTCCCTTCCGGCACTTATCCGCCGAGGGCGGATTCAGCCGTCCCTATCGAGTATACACGAAGAAGACTACCTGGAGCCCACGACCAGGATTGAACTGGTGACCTCATCCTTACCAAGGATGTGCTCTGCCAACTGAGCTACGTGGGCTGGTCCACCGAGGTCTCAATCCACTACGTCACGACTCACGCACATGGGGTAGCTGCGCGACTCGTTCTCTCCGACTCCCCCGAACACACTCCATCGATCGAGAGTTCATCTCTACCCGCTGATCGAGTCTTCTGCTTCCTCTTTCACCGGCGAGCGAGTACTAAGGAATAACGGTAGAGAAGTAAGCCGACGCGAATGACAAATTAATACGCTCTCTGGAGCGGGAAACGGGATTCGAACCCGCGACCCTCAGCTTGGAAGGCTGACGCTCTAGCCAACTGAGCTATTCCCGCCCACGCTTGTAGCAGTTGCTCGACACTAGAGAATCTCGTCGAGGGAGCACCTCGTCTCTGGTCTGGCACCCCCTGCACGAGCCCGTTCCAATGGTGGGGAGAGGAGGGTTCGAACCTCCGAAGGCAACGCCAGCAGATTTACAGTCTGCCCCCTTTGGCCGCTTGGGTATCTCCCCGCATCCCCATTCAGAATCTCCCCGGATGCTAGCTCCCCGTGGAGCTGGCGAAGGGATTTGAACCCCCGACCGGCTGATTACAAATCAGCTGCTCTGCCAGCTGAGCTACGCCAGCACACAAGCTAGTAGGCTATGACTATTTTGAGAAACGCGCAATGTCGATATTAAAGATACTGCAAGCAAAAAGCAAGCAAAAATTTCTTATTGAGGGGATTTTTGAGAAACAATCGCAGTTTCTTGTCCATTCGCTGAAGGCTGCTTCATGATACTATGTTGCCGACGGATCTCAAAGAGGAAGACAGCAGCAGCAGCAGCAGCATTAAGAGAGTCCACACGACCATATGTGGGGATTCGCGCGAGCAGATCGCACCGCTGTCGCACTAACACCGTCAGTCCACGGTGTTCTCCTCCGATTACCACGCCCATTGAAGTGCCAAAATCGATCTCGTGGATGGACCGTACAGCACTTGGATCGGCCCCGAGAATCCAGACACCCTGATCCTTCAGCCACGTGAGAAACGCCGGCAGGCCCGCGACTCTCGCCACGGGTAGATGCTCCACAGCTCCAGCAGAGGCCTTTGCGACCGCCGGAGTGATCCCGACAGCACGATGTTTTGAGATAAAGAGCCCATCTGCTCCTGCAGCCTCCGCAGTGCGAATGATCGCTCCAAGGTTCTGAGGGTCCTGAACCCCATCAAGCAACAACAATAACGGCAGCGGGGTGGCAGCCTTGATTCGAGTCACCAGCGCGAAAGGGTCGTCGTAGCCTACCTCACTGACAACGGCAAGGACCCCTTGGTGTGTAACCCCCTTGGCCAATTCGTCAAGCCGTTCCTGTTTCTCCTGTGTAGAGGGTACGCCCAAGTCGCGGGCGCGCTTTACAATCTCGACGATCCTGGGATCATACCGTTCCCTCGCCAGATAAATCCGATCGATGTGACGTCGCCCCGCCCGAAGCGCCTCTAGCACAGCATGAGGACCAACAAGTATGTGCTCCGTCATGGCTGCTGTGTCTTCACGTATGTGGCCTTCATGTGCCAGCGGACCCCATCGCCGGTATCGTCTACGACCACACCTCGGTCCGCCAACCAGGTTCGAATCGTATCGGCAGTTGCCCAGTCCTTCCTGCCACGGCACTGAGCGCGATACTCTACGATAATCCTGATCTTGTCGTCTGGTACCGGCTGTCCAGATGCAGCGGTCGATTCAATAACATCGCGAGCGTCACGATACTCGTCCTGCGACACGCTCGGGAAGCCGTCCGCCCATTCAGGAGGTAGACCCCGGGAAGCAATGAACGAGTAGCCCCTTCCAGCAGCACCCTCAAACAGGCCGCCCAACACCGACCCCAACCCACACAACGTCTCCCCCGCTAAGCAGAGAGCGCTCACCAGCGATTGCTCCGGTGGCCCATCGGCACATCTCAGGGCAATGTTCATATCCCTGGTCAGGTTAAACAGTGCGGCCAGTGCGCGCGGTGTATTAAAATCATCATCCATCGCGTCCGTAAACTCATTCTCCGCCTCACGAATCTGGTCCAAAAGAGGCAGGGGGTCCATGCGTGAAAGGTCAGCCTTTGGACTCGGGATATC
This genomic stretch from Candidatus Methylomirabilis limnetica harbors:
- the tuf gene encoding elongation factor Tu codes for the protein MGKAKFERTKEHMNIGTIGHIDHGKTTLTAAITKVLHAANAKVAFVPFDQIDKAPEEKERGITINIAHVEYETAKRHYAHVDCPGHADYIKNMITGAAQMDGAILVVAASEGPMPQTREHILLARQVNVPNLVVFLNKVDLVDDPELIELVELEVRELLTLYNFPGDETPIIRGSALKALETGSGLRTDPDAAPIFELMDAVDSFFPMPVRVLDKPFLMPIEDVFSISGRGTVVTGRIERGIIKVSDEVELVGIRDTQRTVVTGVEMFRKLLDQGQAGDNVGLLLRGTKREEVERGQVVAKPGSIPPHLRFKAEAYILTKEEGGRHTPFFNGYRPQFYFRTTDVTGVCTLPAGTEMVMPGDNVSLTVELIQPIAMEKELRFAIREGGRTVGAGVVSEVVE
- the secE gene encoding preprotein translocase subunit SecE — encoded protein: MMERWQQLVQFLQEVRTELKKVHWPTRKEVVGSTVVVIVSVIIVSFFLGGIDVILQWLLTLVVR
- the rpmG gene encoding 50S ribosomal protein L33; this encodes MREIITLACGDCKRRNYTTTKSKQNTPDRLELSKYCRWCRKHTAHKEAK
- the rlmB gene encoding 23S rRNA (guanosine(2251)-2'-O)-methyltransferase RlmB, translated to MTEHILVGPHAVLEALRAGRRHIDRIYLARERYDPRIVEIVKRARDLGVPSTQEKQERLDELAKGVTHQGVLAVVSEVGYDDPFALVTRIKAATPLPLLLLLDGVQDPQNLGAIIRTAEAAGADGLFISKHRAVGITPAVAKASAGAVEHLPVARVAGLPAFLTWLKDQGVWILGADPSAVRSIHEIDFGTSMGVVIGGEHRGLTVLVRQRCDLLARIPTYGRVDSLNAAAAAAVFLFEIRRQHSIMKQPSANGQETAIVSQKSPQ